In Aciduliprofundum sp. MAR08-339, a single window of DNA contains:
- the rqcH gene encoding ribosome rescue protein RqcH — protein MKDAMLSLDIHAWIEENREKIEGGFFKKIYQVGEREFLFKIYKGETRPLYVNLRGWIFFQGRETPMEPSMFVMFLRKRFSGRKILRFYQLNFDRIVVFETQDGYQLVLELFGDGNVVVVKDGIIERAFVEREWRHRRVMRDENYTPPPQALHPLRDIDLLCDEIENSKYDVVRTVARRFNLGRYAEEACLRADVEKSARTLEKSECENLKMAILELFNFEGGFLYEDFFSPIPLKMYPSSIARFDTFNEALVNYLKSERAVESPEVLRIKRRIREIEETIEKFTREEERSRKIGELIYAHFGDVERALSEAKGAEISYRARGKTMVLDIEGVPVELRVDKSVGENASLYYEKAKKMREKIKGAQQALEKAKEELKSVKKMEEKKKREIRKSRRRFWFEKYRWFISSEDILVIAGRDAKTNEEVVKKHLGDKDLYMHADIHGAPSVVIKSEGKEIGEKTLYEAAQFAVSMSKAWNAGFGNLSAYWVYPSQVSKMGESGEYVARGAWVVHGRRNYIHKVPLRLAVGEIEYQGVKILMCGPVSSVSAKSERYAIIEPGDLKKNDFAKKVSSEFGVSVDEALRLLPPGKIRVVEVKNLKIINSD, from the coding sequence GTGAAGGATGCAATGCTCTCCCTGGACATTCATGCGTGGATTGAGGAGAATAGAGAGAAGATAGAGGGTGGATTCTTCAAGAAAATATATCAGGTGGGTGAGAGGGAGTTTCTTTTTAAAATTTACAAGGGTGAGACCCGTCCGCTTTATGTGAATCTACGGGGCTGGATATTTTTTCAGGGCAGGGAGACACCCATGGAGCCGAGCATGTTCGTCATGTTCCTGCGCAAGAGGTTTTCGGGAAGGAAGATACTCCGATTTTACCAGTTGAATTTTGATAGGATAGTTGTTTTTGAAACCCAGGATGGTTATCAACTGGTTCTGGAACTTTTTGGCGATGGAAATGTTGTTGTTGTGAAGGACGGAATAATTGAGAGGGCCTTTGTGGAGAGAGAGTGGAGGCATCGCAGGGTTATGCGGGACGAGAATTACACACCACCTCCACAGGCACTGCATCCCCTTCGGGATATCGATCTCCTGTGTGATGAGATTGAGAATTCAAAGTACGATGTTGTTAGGACCGTGGCGAGGAGATTCAACCTCGGAAGGTACGCGGAGGAGGCATGCCTGCGTGCCGATGTGGAAAAGAGTGCCAGAACCCTTGAAAAATCTGAGTGCGAAAATCTCAAAATGGCCATATTGGAACTCTTCAATTTTGAAGGGGGATTTCTCTATGAGGATTTCTTCTCACCCATTCCGCTTAAGATGTACCCGTCTTCCATAGCGAGATTTGACACTTTCAACGAGGCCCTTGTGAACTATCTGAAGAGCGAGCGTGCTGTTGAGAGCCCCGAGGTTCTGAGGATAAAGCGCAGGATAAGGGAGATTGAGGAAACCATCGAAAAATTCACACGGGAAGAGGAAAGAAGTAGGAAGATTGGTGAGCTGATATACGCACATTTTGGGGATGTTGAGCGTGCCTTGAGTGAGGCTAAGGGGGCTGAGATTTCCTACAGGGCAAGGGGAAAGACCATGGTGCTTGATATTGAAGGCGTTCCTGTTGAACTCCGCGTTGACAAAAGTGTTGGTGAAAATGCGAGCCTGTACTACGAGAAGGCAAAGAAGATGAGGGAAAAGATAAAGGGGGCCCAGCAGGCCCTTGAAAAGGCGAAGGAGGAACTCAAGAGTGTCAAGAAAATGGAAGAGAAGAAAAAGAGGGAGATAAGAAAATCTAGGCGCAGGTTCTGGTTTGAGAAGTACAGGTGGTTCATAAGCTCAGAGGACATACTGGTGATTGCAGGAAGGGATGCCAAGACCAATGAGGAGGTTGTAAAAAAGCATCTGGGTGATAAGGACCTTTACATGCATGCCGATATCCATGGCGCTCCGAGTGTGGTGATCAAATCCGAAGGGAAGGAGATAGGAGAGAAAACCCTTTACGAGGCGGCCCAGTTTGCTGTGAGTATGAGCAAGGCCTGGAATGCGGGATTTGGAAATCTCAGCGCGTACTGGGTCTATCCTTCGCAAGTTAGCAAGATGGGAGAGAGCGGAGAGTACGTTGCCCGCGGTGCCTGGGTTGTACATGGCAGGAGAAATTACATCCACAAGGTTCCTTTGCGTCTGGCTGTGGGTGAGATTGAGTATCAGGGGGTTAAGATTCTCATGTGCGGTCCCGTATCATCGGTATCTGCAAAGAGTGAGAGATACGCGATAATAGAGCCGGGAGATTTGAAGAAGAACGATTTTGCCAAGAAGGTATCCTCCGAATTTGGTGTTTCCGTAGATGAGGCCCTTCGTTTGCTTCCTCCAGGAAAAATCAGGGTTGTTGAGGTCAAAAATTTAAAAATCATAAACTCGGATTAA